Genomic segment of Arachis stenosperma cultivar V10309 chromosome 4, arast.V10309.gnm1.PFL2, whole genome shotgun sequence:
TATGCAATAGCATGTCTCCATCAAAAACAGTAAGCACACTCAAAGAGAAGTCTTAAACACCAATTTGGTTCAGGAATTCCATAAAATCACCACAAAACAAGATAATCCATACACAACTGTAAGCTTCAAAGTTAAGCCAATCCAATAAAAAACAGATTAACTTAGCCTGCTACTCGTAAATGAATCACAATTCTCATACAGAAAAAAGAATTCAAAAGGGTGTTATGAGGTAAAGCCAATGAGTGATTTCAAACTAAATTGAGTTAACCTGGATTCAAAACGCATAGATTTCAAATGGAAATGAATATAAATCAAAGTTAATTTAATTCCGAACATGCATTCAAAACtcataaaaagttaaaaacaaaatgatTATATCTATAAAGGGCGAATTTTTTTCTCAGAAAGTTGTCATTTCTACTATACCCAATTGATATTAAGATAAAAAGTGAAGAACTTTAGCGTGTACGGACCTGAAGGCGGGTTGTAAGATACTGAAAACGAAAGAAGGCTATGAAATCCGACAAGGCCATTGTGTGAAGTAACCAAAAATCAAAGAACTCTTAGAcggagagaaagagaaagagaaagaggagTTGTAGCAGTTTCAGAGAATAAAGGGGTATCGAATTTCAattaaagttttaaaatttaaatttttttgtttacacACGGAAAAATAGGAGAGTTAGAAAGAGGATAATTATGATGCAGCAGAGCAGAGATTCAAAGGCACCGTTtggtttctttaatttaattacttacCTTTGTGAATTGAAGGAATTGGTTAGACTTCTCTCTGTATTTGTGGAACTCATACTCAGATTCAGATTGGATTGGTCCCCTACATTATAGGGCTGTATCTTAACTAACATTTTGCAACAAAAGGAAGCTTCTTAAGTTCCAATAGAAAACCATAATCAATTTTAGGATAATGATTTGTAAAGTAAAAAATCTAAGGGTCATTAACTTTTTATCTCTTTGCTTTATAAACTTTTCTCATTTTGGTTaatctaaatttctaattatatATTCTTTAAGAGAAAGTATAGGGAGTCAATGGCCTAAGCatacaatgtgtataatggaggtttaggaagtattagaaatataactattagtgttatatgacatggtattagagttctagatccgaaaggtaaatggttcgatccttggtgaactCTAAAATCAGCTTaagtttttgggatgagtgattttatgacatgagatgtttattatccattgtacccattctttaatttataatttttattaggTATGAATTTGATTAATCTATTTAAGATAGGAGAAAATCTAAGagatttgtatttttattaaaatttggttcGCACTTAATCACTAAGAAAAAAAACGAGTAATCTCACACTATTAGATATAATCTcataccattaaaaatattaatgatgaCTACAAATCATAAAACTTGTAGTCCTTTAGCACTCTTCTTAAAAtaattatgaaatttttttttgctataaatgtatttttttattctaccAATTGCTTAAATTTAGAGGATTCTAATTTCTattgtataataaaaaaaattgatagtGACATAACTTTAAAATTCGTTAGAAAATCttaaaatctcaaaatatctcattttctctctttttctctctctctcttagagacaagaaaataaaaaattatttcacactattttttttttaaagttggagaccaaaattatataaattccctacctatttattatttttattctgtCCTAATTACCAAACTGAGATATATTCTTGTATATTACTTGTTTGTAGGAATTTTAaggtttatttgtttctttgttGCTTCATGATAGAGCGCTTTATTTTACTCTAAATTGCAGAAGCTTCGATCCATGAAGCCTCTGTTGAGTTGGTTCTAAATTAGTTCACTGAATTTGGGATTATAGATGTCAAATGGTGGCCAATTATAGTGTCAACAGAACTTTGAATATTTAACTCTAAATTTTACTTCAAATTATTTTATCCGCCATAGTTTTAATCATATATATTTCGAAATAAAATGATAATGGTTTCTACTTTTTCTAGCTCAAAGAATCTAGCTCAAAGAATCTTGACTATTACTTTTGCAATCTGCAATGAATATTTCATTCCTAAAGTGTAATAATAAGCTAAGAAAACTTGAAAGGATTAAgggaaataaagaaaataaaatcataagATTAAAGAGGTAGGAAAAGAAAGGAAAACTTAGTTCCATGATAGGAATCAATTATATGGTTAACACTATTAGAATTTAGAAATGTTGGCCTCAAATTCTTCTCTGCTGCAAAATTTCAGCAGTTATAAAATACAAGAGTCCTATTTTTCTTATTTCGCTTTTCATTTTGTTGTCATAGTGTTCTTCTTGCCTCTGAAAAACTTGGCAAAATTTGGGATTACCTTCTTTCTAGTCTTAACCGGGAAAGGACTAACAAGCCGAGTCGCCGCCGGCGAAGAGGACTTTTGAAACTTCATTCTCCTGGCAGGAGTTATGCTGCCATTGGATTTGAAGCTCCTTCTAGACATGGCTCTCTGGAAGTTCTTGGAATTACTTCTTTCACGTTTCCTTGGCCAATTCTCAAACTCTTCATTACTAACCCTTCTTGCAAGAAACTTCTCTTCTGCTTGCTTTTCCATCAATTTGGTTTCCTTAAGTTCTTTCTGAgctatttttgttttcattagTATTTCTCTCTCACTGGCCTTGAAAGCTTCAATCCATGCCTGAGCTGCCTCTACTTTCTTATCAGCAATTTCCTCGGCCGCAGAGGCGTGATTGGTTAAGTACTCATACTCAAATTTTGAGATAGTAATCACAGAACCATGCTGTGATGATGAAGCTCTTTCTCTCATTGTGTTCTCAGCAAGTGTCTTCAGCTTCTCTAAGGCTAAAGCCTCTGAAGTTTTTGCTACTTCTAGCTCCTGCATGGCGGCTCGCAATCTTTCCTCAGTCATGTCAATCTCAGACTCAATCTTTTGTATCTCTGCACTGGTGGCTGTAACCTCTTGACTTATCAGATCCTTTTCCTTCTTTGCATTGTCCCGTTCGGTCTTGAGATTATCAAGGGTATGTGTTAGACTCATGAGTATGGATTTGGCCTTCTGTTCAGCTGCAGACACAGATTCTAGTTTAGATTTTGCTCTTAAGAACTTGGAATTCAGATTAAGAACTGTTGAATCAACttttccttcttccttctttaaGCGAACCGTCTCGGCTGTGACATGATTCAACTCATTTCTTATGACATCCATAGACACCATAAACTGAAAACCTTCTTCTTTAATCAAAGCTAGTTCTTTCTTTGCTGCTTCCAattcttcttttatattttttgacaTCATAGCAGCGCCTTCTGATTCCTCTTCTTTCGCGAAACCTGCTTCAAATTGCTTAATACCTTCATCTCCTTTAACCCTTTTCTCATTTTCTTTAACTGAGTTCAACTCATTCTGCAAGAGTTCCACATCTGACATAGTCACAGCTAATTTCTTTTCAAGCTCTTTGGATTCCTCTATCTCTTCAATGGCCTCCTTCATTTTCTTCCTCATGCTTTCCAATTTCGCCTCATGCTCATTCGCTTCCTTTCTTCTTTGTGCTTCAATTTCTTCCAACTCTTTCAAGGCTTCAATCCTTGCAAGTTCAGCAAGAACTTGCTCTTCATTGGCTTCCTCAATCTCCTTCCTAAGCCCTTCTGCAGTTCTTGAACAATTCATCATCTTGGAGCTTGATTCCTCGAATTCTTTCTCGGCTCTGGACTTCTGCTCCAACACAGAAGCCACATCAAGCTTAAGCTTGAATAAATCCCTCTTAACACATTCCAACTCTCTCATCACATTAGCATACTCATGATGCTCATTCCTTTTTACAACCAATGCACCATTTTGGTTCTTTCTCCTCTTCTCTAGTGTTTCTCTGTCTCTCATTTGCATCTTCGCCTTGTTACTCGATTCCTCGATCAAAGAAGACAGACTTTTCACTGTCTTCTTCGCATTAGAAAGCTCGGATTCTGCCCGAGCTTTCGCAGATTCTGCTGTCCATCTGCTCTCTTTATACCGGCCAATATCGTTTTTCACTTTGTGTAGCTCTCTTGTTCTTGAAGGTGGCTTCTGAGAAACACATGATGGAAACAAAAAAACAAGTTACAACATATTAAACTTTAATCAAACAACATAAAGAGaggttttaacttttaatttagtATAGTGTGTtataaaaattctaacataCCAATGAAGGAGCATCATCAGTACCAGCAAGCCTTTCATCATACAAGTTAACTGCATCTTTAACTGATCCAACTCCTCTTCTATTACCAAGCCTTGTGCCATCCATCTAGagctgaaaaaaaaaaatgcaaatcCAAAACTGAAAGGTTTATATAATTCAGATCACTATAATGCAATAGCATTTATTAGAAATTCCAACCCCCAACATAAAGCAAAAGTTTTCTTTTTTGGGTgtctttaatttctgctatcTGAACATTCTACTATGTCACATTTATGTACTAGAGTAGTAAAACATCACAAAGGGAATCATATGCCATACCTGATTCTGTTTCTTAGAATCTGCTgaaacaaaaatcaaatttttgtgAAGAATTTCTAAGCTcaaatagaaaaagaataatGGATGCAAGATGGCATAAGATGGAGGGAGTTTCAATGACTGGCTGGTATTGGACATATCGCTACCTATCCatttatgattatttaatttctatttaGATTTTTCCAAAATTCCATTACACGTTTTACAGAGTCATTAATTTTTGTTCTAGGGACCACCTAGATTTCACTTTCACTAGTTTTGTCTGGTTTTATAATAGTAAAGAGTCCCTTCTCTTAAAAACTGAAAACTTTTGCCAACCAATGCTTTTGTTATGTAAAATATATAACTTTCTGATGTTTACTATTTCAGATATCTTGAAGAATGTTATTGTCTTATTGATTTGTCTTCCAACAAGAAAGAGAACAATCAAATCATGGATCAAATAGAGCATGCAAAATGTTTGATCTGTACAACAAACTTATTTATCAAACTCAAGACTTCATCTACACTCTTGAAATTTATGTAAATTTATCAACTTATAAGAACTTTTGGATCAAAACTGTGAACTTAATTTGAGAGTAATTGTCTAGTGAAAACCAGACAAGTCATGCAACAAGAAGTGATTAAGAATTAAGATGACTATGTTTTTTGTCTTTTTGATGAGGCTTTCCATTTGGGCAGAGGACTTGTGACATTTTCTAAAGTTGTCTTGTCGTTAAGGAAAAACCATGGCTTTACCACAAAGGAATCTTATGGCTTAAGGATAATCCACATCTTCAAATACGGATCTATTAAATTGAGTCTTCTACATGTGACAACCAATGTGGCCATGCACttataataagaaaaaaaacagAGGACCAATGTGGCCATGCAtttatattaagaaaaaaaaaaagaggggcCCTTTGCAGTTTGCAATAACACAAGGTGGATTGGGCTATCTGGCTactgatattttattttatatatatatatatataacggAAAAACATGCGAAGCCACTAAAACCCAGAAATAAATAGACCAACTAAACCAACTTAGATTGGTCGAGTGCTCAGGTGACTCGTCTACTTAAGTAAGTATTGGAAGTTCAAATTTCGTTTTGTGTATGCAGATGCAGTAATCCGTTGGCTAACGACAGACCCTTAAATAGAACTCAAATTCGCGACGGATTAGTTCTTAACCTGTcatacaaagaaaataaacgTTTTTTACAGTTCTATAATTACATTcagttaatataaaaaataattatttttattaatataatattacgtaattaattatatatgtaaaattaatttatataaaatattaaaattaaattcttagaACAATTACATCACAATCAAATATGAAATTTTATACCTATGTATGATGATAAATACATGAATACAATACTAGGAGTTAAACAATTAGAAGAAAATTGTGATGAATTATATTTGTCCAGCAGAAAAATAAGTGGAATTTAATTGTGATagtaaaatagtaaaaaaaggACCGGGAAGGAAGCAAAAGTCATGTGAGATGTTACCTACTTCGCAGACATTTGAAGATTCACCGTGACTCAACTCAACTCAGCTCAACGCATAGATCTGTTACCTTCTTCGCTTCATCAATGGCTTCTCTCATCAGAAACCGTTAAATTTCTGATCTGAGATTCCCGAGTACATTAGGAGGAAACTATAATGGACGTGGAGAGATCGTCGCTGTGCAACTGCGTTGTCAACTTCCTCTTGGAAGAGAACTACCTTCTCACGGCGTTCGAGCTCCTCCACGAGCTTCTCGAAGACGGCCGCGACCACCACGCAATTCGCCTCAAGCAGTTCTTCTCCGATCCCTCCCTCTTCCCTCCCGATCAAATCTCCCGCCTCAATTCTCTCCGAGGTATAACTTCTCAAATTCTGATTCGATCTCAAATTCAGCTTCTgaatccctaatttctccattgtttttctttctgaaATGTTAGCAGAGAGTGAAATGTGTGTTGATCTTGACTTTTGACTTAGTAGTGACTAGTGAATGCAGCTGGAACTCCGAAAATTCAGTTACAATAACTAACTTctttaactaactaactaactaacagGTTGACTTATCTAACCGTACATTTAGATAAATGTAGTAATTCTGAACTCTAGGATATACTTTTTGGTGGGAAAAGAATTTGATTTGAGGTGCGAAGTCGAACAGAAGTTAAATTAACATGCTGGATTTTGCTGCTAAACTAATGTTGAGTGATGTGGAAACTGTTGGCATTGAAACTTCGAATACTAATAGTACAAAGATGAGTTCTCTGTTTCTGAAAGTACCCGACTGAAGATTTTTCTTAAGCTAACTGATTCATATAGGTTCAGTGTCAGTTTCCTTTGCGCTATGGAGCAGTGACTTTGTCGTGTCCTCGGTGAGATTTTACAAGGGGCAAAAAAGCATGTGCCAGGGGTCCTATTCCCGGGGTTCTCTTTTGACTATTTCCCTATTTAATTTGTGAGAAAGAACAGCAGAGCAGTACTAGAGAAGCATTGTATACAGGTTGATAAAGGAACGAGTTATGCAACACAGAAATTACAAAGCAATCCTGATAAGTGATGCAGGGAATGTATACTTTCATAGATTCTGGCTTTAATATgtaaaagaatagaagaaaaatCCGGCTTCTATTGGGTAGAAATAAAATAGCAAACTGGGAAGGACAGTGCATAGTTAAAAAACTgaaaccccccccccccccccccccttctcTAGATCAAAGCCAATTCTTTCATCTGAATTACATACACGTGTATGACATGGGATATATAATGAAGTGATGTTAGTGTGTAACTGCATACTGCTAAGGAGAGTCATCTGGGTGAATCCTGTTCTTCTTTCGTCTTGGATTATACTAACTGGttgttttaataaatttatatttcatTACAATAAGATGAGAAGACAAGGCATTTTTTCCATGTATTTGTAATTTTTGGATAACACTTTCTCTTCTGCATTTTCATTTTTGCAAAGCAGTGGCAGATCCTCAAAGTTTGCTGGAAGAGAAAGAAGCAGCAGAGGAGAAGTTAGCTATTAGTGATTATGAGCTGCGTTTGGCTCAAGAAGACATCTCAAAGCTCAAAACTGAATTGCAGAAAAAGGCAGAAAGTCATAATGGACTGAATGGTATTTTTCTTAACCTTTTTATCCTTTATATTTTTCGTGATATCCATTTGAGTGTTATATGATGCAACTTGTTAAGACTTGTGATCTTCTCCAGTTGCATATTCCTTTTTGCACATGATTCCATTGTATTCTATGTTTTGCATACTACAATTTTGGATGCAGCTGCGCAATCAAGAGATGTTTCACTAAATGATGGGCAACAAAttcaagaacaaaagaaaaatacttCCTTCATTGATTTGGGTCCGTTAAAGGATATCGAACGTCAAGATCTTAATTGTGCTGTAAAGGAATACTTGCTTATGGCTGGATACCGTCTAACTGCAATGACATTTTATGAAGAGGTTGGTAATGATGTATTGGTTCCTCCCCCCCCCCTCCCTAAAAAAAACCTCCCCTTCTTTTCTGTGGCAACCTTTTATCCTCCTTCTTCCCATACATCTTCTTTTATTGTACTCTATCTTGTAGTTCTTATAAGAAAATGATGTTTCCTTGTTGTTTGAGAATAGGAATGACTCTTTTAAGTTTTGGATTTTCATTTGTTGATTATTAGATGTAGTTAGCTATTCAGGAATTAAATAGTTGCCCTGTATGTGGCTGTggttatatatgtatgtatgaaCTGTATATGGGATACTATATTCTTTTACATTTTATATTGGCTTCACTCTGCACAATATGTCCCTCTTGCTATTTTTGGTtcttattgcagtgcattgttgTCTAATCTGCCATAACGGTTTGTGTAGGTTACAGATCAGAACTTGGATAATTGGCACAACACACCTGCATCTGTACCAGATGCCTTGCGTCATTATTATTATCAGTATCTTTCCTCAACTTCAGAGGCTGCTGAGGCGAGTTCTTTTATTCACTGTACTATAAACAAGTGGCTTATTGTGCTTAAACTACTGCTGAGTGGTTTTCATActgtgtttatttattttaacattttatGCCTTTGCTAGAATTGACTTTTGCAACCTACCCCTTTTGGGTTTTGTGTCTCTTTTATTGTGCATTATACATAGTgccttttttttcctttttcttttctcttctttttttttttttgtttggggggggggggggtagAAAGAGAGTTTAATAGAAAAGAAGAAATGAGATTTCCTCACATAAATACTATTGGAAATAAAGCGAATAAATTACCAACATTAATCATGtcatattcattcaatctgctTAATGACACATGAATTCAATGCAGGAAAAATTTACTTTACTTAGAGAAAATGAAATTTTGCTTAAACAAAATAAGGGGTTGAATCAAGAAAAGGAGAGTTTGTTGAAGAACAAGGACCAGGCAAATGCTCAAATAGGAACATTAACTAAATCCTTGGAGGCAATGCAGAAAGATCTTAAAGACAAAGAGAATATGGTAGTTTCTTCTTACTTTTAAAAGGTGCTTTACTCTGTTCGAAACCATTCATTTCAAAATTATGATATACTGATTTTATACTTCAGGTGCAAGTCTTAAAACAATCCTTAGAGAACCAGAGAAAGGATCTCAGTGATTGCAGAGCTGAGATTAGTTCACTGAAAATGCAAATTGCAGGGTCTGGTTTTGGAAATAATATGGTTGTTGGTGATGTTAATAATATTCAATCTCAATATTTGGAGAGGTATGAGGAAGAAATTAAGAAATTGAAGATGGAAGTTGAACATTTAAAGGAAAAAGATATAAGAGCCCCAGAACCCAGCAATTTGGTTGGTTCTGGAAATGAAATTTCACCAACAGATGATACAGCGATAGAGATTCACGAAGACCGAGGTGCAATCTCTAACACTGTTAATGTGGCTTTGGGTGCTGTACAAGATGAAGCTGCTCAACTACCAGTTCAAAGTATTAATGAGTATGCTGATAAACATGAAGATACATCGCCTGGGTTACTTAATCCTGCAAATATAAATAGTGCTTCTGAAAGTAACAATAATTTCTCCAAACAAAATGATGGGCAACAAGAAGCGGGTAGCAGCTTACCTGTAAAATCAGATAGTGTCAATGATGAAGCAATATCTGAAAAGACAGTAAGTCCATTCCACTTTTTGTTAAGTTGTTTGCCATTTTGGAATCTGGTGACTTGGTGAAACTGAATATTGAGTTTAGTTTTGGTCAGGGATTGTCTTCTGTTAAGAACATGTGAACTAACTTTGTTTATGCTGGTTTTCATTGCCTGTAGCATAGTGCTTTGAAAAATACTAAGATAAAAATCCCTCCTACTCTTTGAGAAGAAATAAGAGTTAAATTGATGATATTCTGAAGAAGAGATTTGTCTTTGCCACATCATAATGTAGTGATATTTTtgttcatatgtatatattgacAGGGATTAGGAACCATTCAGATACTTGCAGATGCTTTGCCTAAAATTGTTCCTTATGTCCTGATCAATCATCGGGAGGTTTGCTCTCTATTTTTTTAACAGTACTTGTACATGTTGTACTACATAGGCTGCATTAATTTTGTTTTGCTGCAGGAGCTCCTTCCTCTAATTATGTGTGCAATTGAGCGACACCCAGATAGCAGCACTCGAGATTCTTTGACACAcacattatttaatttaatcaaGCGTCCAGATGAACAACAGAGACGAATAATAATGGATGTATGTTGGGTTGTCATCTTAACTTTCTCTAATGGATGGTTTCGAACACGTCATTGAGTTTCTTTGTCTTCGTTTCAGGCATGTGTTAGCCTTGCGAAAAATGTGGGAGAGATGAGAACAGAAACAGAATTGCTTCCACAGTGTTGGGAACAAGTATATTCTTGCTTCAATTTTCAACctatttattttccattctgATTTTGGAACCAGGTTTTCAGTTTTTTGGTGTCATGGTTTTAGATCAGTCACATGTACGAGGAGCGTCGACTGCTTGTTGCTCAATCATGTGGAGAGCTTGCAGAATTTGTACGGCCTGAGATTCGGGATTCTCTTATTTTATCTATTGTACAGCAATTAATAGAAGATTCTGCTGTTGTTGTTCGAGAGGCTGCGGCTCGTAATCTGGCTATGCTGCTTCCACTTTTCCCAGACATGGATAAATATTTCAAGGTCAGCCTCACTAAATTTGCTTGAGGCAATCATGGAGAAGATTACTGACTTGAGACTTGGCTACAATGTAAGCTCTAGAACAAGTTGACAAGGCATGGTCTAGGAAATGGAGCCTTCTCCACTTGCcataatatgaaaaaaaattgaggaAATAATAGTTAAGGCTGAACAATTGATACAGTTCTCTGTTGTTTTCTTTGTTGATAGGTGGAGGAGTTGATGTTTCAATTGGTATGTGATCCATCAGGAGTGGTGGTGGAAACTTCTCTCAAGGAATTGGTTCCTGTAGTTATAAAGTGGGGAAACAAATTAGATCATGTTTTAAAAGTTTTACTTTCTCACATTTTAAGCTCAGCTCAGGTATTTGTTTCTCTGAGTTGTAAGTTCTCCCTTGTTACTGAGAAATTCTTTCTTgtttcaaattatttttctgAGTGAAGTTTCTTCCCACTTCTGCAGCGTTGTCCTCCTCTTTCTGGGGTTGAAGGGTCTGCGGAATCACATCTCCGTGTCTTGGGTGAAAGAGAGCGCTGGAATATAGATATTCTTTTAAGAATGCTGGTGGAATTGCTTCCTTGGGTAGACCAGAAAGTGATAGAAACATGCCCCTTTTCGCACACCACTGAAACTACACAAGCTATGTTATCTACCTCATTGCTCGAAATGTATGCTAGGTAAGCTTAGCAAGAGGAGTTTACTTTGGCATAATACGATTAGGACATTTGAAAGAGTCAATGCCGTTGAATTTGGGTGTTGATGTCCCATCCTCCTCGAAAAGGGATGGAGGAAAGGAAAAAGGTGGCACGTCATGTTTTCACAATCACTAGAATAGTATGCTCAATTCAGATTGTAATCTATATGCATTATTCACAGCCATAGACAAGAATGACTAATTTGTCCAAATCACTTTGTCAAAGTTGCTCATACCTATAATGGTTTGCTTTTGCTAGGGGGCAAGTTGAATGGGATGCATTTGAATGGATGCATGTTGAATGCTTTCCTAATTTGATAGAGCTGGCTTGCATGTTACCACAGAAAGAAGATAATCTTCGGAGCCGAATTTCAAAGGTTactttccttctctttttttcaattgttttaaGTGGCTCTTTCTCAAATTGATGTTCGAGTTTCTGCTAATCAGTATTGTGTAAATGCAGTTTCTTTTATCCGTTTCTGAAAGGTTTGGGGATTCGTACATGACATGCATAATGCTACCTGTATTTTTAACAGCAGTTGGGGATAATGCTGATTTGACATATTTTCCTAGTTCCATCCGTTCAAGAATTAAAGGTAATGGTTCTTGAATCCCCTCTCTCTAAAAGTTCACATAATTGTTTTGTATTTGACTATTCACTTGCAGGTTTGAGACCAAGATCCGCTATTGTTGATAGGCTCTCTACGATGTGTGTCTTACCACTTTTGTTGGCTGGTGTTATGGGTGCTCCTGGAAAACAAGAACTGTTAGCAGAATATTTGAGGAAGCTGCTACTAGAAGAAAACCACATGGAGAATCCACCAACAAAGCACACTCCTGAGATTATCAATGCTATCCGTTTCATCTGGTTTGAATACCACCACATACATTATTCAAATATAATTGCATTTTTTTCACCCAATGTTCTTATGgagctttctttctttattattattaattttttttgtgtgatAATTATGGAGCTTCTTTATAATGCAGCATATACGAAGAAAACCATGGTTTGATATTTACTATACTGTGGGAAATGGTTGTTAGCACTAATTTAAACTTGAAAATAAATGCCGCCAAACTGCTTAAAGCTATTGTAAGCTGCTTtttttttccttggtttctagTTTACCTTTCGTATAATTGTGGAAAAATAACATCAATATTTTCATTAATAGGTCCCGTATATTGATGCAAAGGTTGCTTCAACTCATGTTTTGCCTGCCCTAATTACTCTTGGATCTGATCAAAACCTGAATGTGAAGTATGCAAGTATAGATGCATTTGGTGCTGTGGCTCAACACTTCAAAAATGATACGgtatatgttatttttgtttctCCTTGGTTTCTATTAAGATAGTGATGTCAATCCATTTCCACATTCCGAATTCATGATCACATGAGGTATCTTTCAGATTGTTGACAAAATACGGGTTCAAATGGATGCTTTTCTTGAGGATGGCTCCCATGAAGCTACTATTGCTGTTATTCGTGCATTGGTGGTGGCAGTGCCACATACAACAGAAAGACTTAGAGATTATATCCTTAACCTTGATTTTCGGAAAACAAATATGTTCAAAAACTCGCTTAATGTCCTGATATTTTTGTGTCATTTCCATAGCCAtatggatttttttttgttggctTTCAAGATCTCTTAGACTGTTCAGTGGTTTTCCTTTAACTCAACATACATCTTTTGTCCAAGATTTTCCAACTTACAAGTACGCCAAATGCAACAAGTGATTTGATGCGTAGACGAGAGAGAGTGAATGCATTTTGTGAGGCAATCCGTGCTCTGGATGCTACAGGTTAGCTCA
This window contains:
- the LOC130973726 gene encoding protein PLASTID MOVEMENT IMPAIRED 2; this translates as MDGTRLGNRRGVGSVKDAVNLYDERLAGTDDAPSLKPPSRTRELHKVKNDIGRYKESRWTAESAKARAESELSNAKKTVKSLSSLIEESSNKAKMQMRDRETLEKRRKNQNGALVVKRNEHHEYANVMRELECVKRDLFKLKLDVASVLEQKSRAEKEFEESSSKMMNCSRTAEGLRKEIEEANEEQVLAELARIEALKELEEIEAQRRKEANEHEAKLESMRKKMKEAIEEIEESKELEKKLAVTMSDVELLQNELNSVKENEKRVKGDEGIKQFEAGFAKEEESEGAAMMSKNIKEELEAAKKELALIKEEGFQFMVSMDVIRNELNHVTAETVRLKKEEGKVDSTVLNLNSKFLRAKSKLESVSAAEQKAKSILMSLTHTLDNLKTERDNAKKEKDLISQEVTATSAEIQKIESEIDMTEERLRAAMQELEVAKTSEALALEKLKTLAENTMRERASSSQHGSVITISKFEYEYLTNHASAAEEIADKKVEAAQAWIEAFKASEREILMKTKIAQKELKETKLMEKQAEEKFLARRVSNEEFENWPRKRERSNSKNFQRAMSRRSFKSNGSITPARRMKFQKSSSPAATRLVSPFPVKTRKKVIPNFAKFFRGKKNTMTTK
- the LOC130974182 gene encoding uncharacterized protein LOC130974182 translates to MDVERSSLCNCVVNFLLEENYLLTAFELLHELLEDGRDHHAIRLKQFFSDPSLFPPDQISRLNSLRVADPQSLLEEKEAAEEKLAISDYELRLAQEDISKLKTELQKKAESHNGLNAAQSRDVSLNDGQQIQEQKKNTSFIDLGPLKDIERQDLNCAVKEYLLMAGYRLTAMTFYEEVTDQNLDNWHNTPASVPDALRHYYYQYLSSTSEAAEEKFTLLRENEILLKQNKGLNQEKESLLKNKDQANAQIGTLTKSLEAMQKDLKDKENMVQVLKQSLENQRKDLSDCRAEISSLKMQIAGSGFGNNMVVGDVNNIQSQYLERYEEEIKKLKMEVEHLKEKDIRAPEPSNLVGSGNEISPTDDTAIEIHEDRGAISNTVNVALGAVQDEAAQLPVQSINEYADKHEDTSPGLLNPANINSASESNNNFSKQNDGQQEAGSSLPVKSDSVNDEAISEKTGLGTIQILADALPKIVPYVLINHREELLPLIMCAIERHPDSSTRDSLTHTLFNLIKRPDEQQRRIIMDACVSLAKNVGEMRTETELLPQCWEQISHMYEERRLLVAQSCGELAEFVRPEIRDSLILSIVQQLIEDSAVVVREAAARNLAMLLPLFPDMDKYFKVEELMFQLVCDPSGVVVETSLKELVPVVIKWGNKLDHVLKVLLSHILSSAQRCPPLSGVEGSAESHLRVLGERERWNIDILLRMLVELLPWVDQKVIETCPFSHTTETTQAMLSTSLLEMYARGQVEWDAFEWMHVECFPNLIELACMLPQKEDNLRSRISKFLLSVSERFGDSYMTCIMLPVFLTAVGDNADLTYFPSSIRSRIKGLRPRSAIVDRLSTMCVLPLLLAGVMGAPGKQELLAEYLRKLLLEENHMENPPTKHTPEIINAIRFICIYEENHGLIFTILWEMVVSTNLNLKINAAKLLKAIVPYIDAKVASTHVLPALITLGSDQNLNVKYASIDAFGAVAQHFKNDTIVDKIRVQMDAFLEDGSHEATIAVIRALVVAVPHTTERLRDYLLSKIFQLTSTPNATSDLMRRRERVNAFCEAIRALDATDFPANSVRDYLLPAIQNLLKDVDALDPAHKEALEIIMKERSGGTFDSISKVMAGAHLALPTSVSNIFGEGGLLGKKDTTTDPSPEAASSPNTGAPSPAEDTRFRRIMLGNFGDMLRGKGKAQEDGQKQ